TTGTGGAAGTAAGCCTGCTCCTGATCCCGCAAAAGTTGGTCTGAGTGTTACGAATAAAACTCAACAAGTTAGTGGAACAATGACAGGTAGATCTCCTCTCGTAACAGGAGATGAACCTGGTACTTGTAAAGCAGTTACAGGTACACCCTATGCAGGATTAGATCAAGCAAATCAATGGTGTGATAATTCTGCGTCATCTGAGATAGAGGCTAGAACCCCAAGGCAACTTGGTACTCCTGCAGCAAGATTGACTGGTCAGCAGCCAGGTATAGGTGGGAAAATGACAGGTGCACATAAAGGTGCCTGTGAGCCTTTAACTGGAACTCCATATGTTGGCGGTGATCAATTGGTAGACAATTGTGGTTTATCAAATATTCCCGAAGGTTATGCTCAACAGGAAAATACTGAAAAAGCAGCTGCATGGACAAGTTTCAGCGTAAAATCTCCAGCGAGGCAAGCTCATATTCAAAATGAAATCAATGCAGGTGTCACAGGTACGAGCTACGAAGATAGCTCAAGAATTACTGGCCCATTCGATATGGCTGCAAATAAAGTGACTGGTACTGAACAATTTCGCTTTGACAGAAAACCATCAAATACTCAGAATAATAAAGTTGATCAAATAGTTAATGAAGAAGCTAAGCAACGCCCAACCTCACAAATAACAGGAGAAGGACAATCTGCAGGATTGAATATAACTGGTGATGATTGGGCTAGAGGAGAACATGTCACTGGAACAGAAGGTGCATCTGCTAAGCGTAGAAATCCTTCACGTCCAGGACCAATGAGTGCAATGAAAGCATCTGAATTAAAGAGAAACGAAGAAGTTCCTGAACCAGATTTTCTAATCACTGGTTCTAGTGGTAACACAAGGGATGGTCAACTGGTTACTTTCTCTGGTGGAGCAAGAGGTTAAATAGTCGATGGCCTATCGTAATTTGGCCAAGAAATCTCTTCGTGGGCCAACAGCTCCTATGAAGAGATTTGTCGACCTAGAAAATCAGGGCTTGAATTCTGAAGTAATTAAGACTACTAATTCTTTCTCTGATGAAATAAAAACCATTAGCTCTTTCTCCAAGGATCATCCATTAACCAACTCTCAAGAAAATCAGAAGTTAAATCAATATGAAAAAAAGGTTAAAGGTCGATTTGATAATATTGTCCCTCTTTTAAAAAGAGTCTCTAGTCTTCAAAATGATTTGAATTTTGTAGAAAGAGCTCAAAATTTATGTCTCTCGGAATTAGGTTATGAATTACCACTGCACATACTTGAAAAGGCTTGGGTTGGAAGTGTTGACATAAGTGCCTTGTTTGCATGGTGTGTTTTTCAATCACACCAATTGACGAGTAATGAATTTTTTGATTCAGATCCACTAGAGGGATCTGGAAACAGTCAATATGCTAAATCTTTCCAGTCTTTCCTATATCAATGTGGCTTTCATCTTTTAGATATAACTCCTTGTGCCGATGGTCGATTAGCTCATGCTATTTCTTATGCATTACGTATACCTTTTAGTTCTGTCAGGAGGCGTTCTCATGCAGGTGCATTATTTGATATTGAAAAAACAGTTAACCGTTGGGTTAAAACTGAACATAGTAGATATAGAGAGTCAATTCCTAATGCTGCAACTGAGCCAACAAGATATTTAAAATCAGTAATCTATCATTTTAGTTCTGTTGACCCTACACACCAAGGATGTGCTGCTCATGGTAGTAATGATGAGTTAGCAGCATCAGAGGGCTTACAGAGATTATTAGATTTTAGGGAAGCAGTCGAAAATAGTTTTTGCTGCGGTGCATCCGTTGATTTGCTTTTAATTGGTATTGACACAGATACAGACGCGATAAGAGTTCATACGCCTTCGAAAACTAATGAAGTTGATTTGAAATCATGGGTTTGTACAAATGAAATATACAAAGAGACTCAATTTTTAAAAGCTGAAGAGGCTCTTCAAAAAATTCAAGAAAATATCAAAGGTGTTTGCCCTGGAGAAACAGATCCAAATATGGTTATGTTTATTACCAAACTCATTTCAAATAATATTTCTCAAATTGATTATGTGAAGAATTTTCATTCCGGAAGCTACCAAGATGCAGGGCATGCTGAGAGGTTTATTGGTGTAGGTATTGGTTTTAAAGAAGTTCATTTAAGGAATCTTACTTATTTTGCTCATTTGGAGACTGTTGAACAAGGAGCTCCTGATCTCGACGTCGGAGTGAAAATTTTTACAGGTCTCAATATCTCGAGAAGTTTACCAATCCCTATTGTCATTCGCTTTGATTACTCAGGTAGTGTCCCTCATGCTAGAAATAGAGCATTATCTGATTGTCATAGAATTAATGAGGCTATTAAGTCTCGTTATCGAGATTTAATAGATAATGGTTCACTTCACACATTTCTTACTATTCGAGATCGAGATAAAAAGGCTCCTGCAGAAGTTGTAGGTTCTTCCCTCGATCCAGTCACTCAGGAGGCTCACTAAATGCTCATTTGTAAAGTTCTCAAACCACTTGTCTCAACTAATCGTATTCCAGGCTTTGAACATAAGCATTTACAGGTTGTATTAGACGGTAGCTCAAAAAAAGTTGCTGTTGATGCTGTTGGATGTAAACCAGATGATTGGGTGATATGTGTAGGAAGTTCTGCCGCTCGCGAAGCTGCTGGAAGTAAGTCTTATCCAAGTGATTTAACCATTGTTGGGATTATTGATCATTGGGATCCAGAGACTCAACAACAGATTCCAGGAGGAGCAAAATAATGGAGATCATGCAAGTTATGGGACGGTTGGTATGTTCGCAGAGAGTGGAAGGTTTAGGACATATGCATTTAAGAATATTGTGCAATAACAAAGGTAAAAGACTTGTGGCTGTTGACCCTGTCGGTGCGCGAGAAGGTAATTGGGTTTTTACCGCAACAGGAACCGCTGCGAGGTGGGGATGTCCAAACCCAAATATTCAAACTGATTTAACCATTGGTGGGATTATTGATAATTGGTCACCTGATGATTAGTTTAAGCACTATTCAATAAAGCTTAATTTTATAAATTCTTAAACTATGACTAACTCTTCAAATCGTCGACAAAAAAGTAGTAATAAAACTATTAAGCCTAAAGATCAAGTAGTTGATATTACTCCTATCAATTCAACTACTCAAACAAAAACTTCTTCGAAGATACAGTCTTCCTCAACCGGTAAAACATCTAGTACTAAAAATATTCCTAGCGCTAAAAATCTATCTAATGGCTCTAGAGGTGCTGCTTCAACTAAAAAACCAATCGGAAACGATAAAGGTTTTGAGAGTAATTCAAGCTCTGGTATTGCATTAGGAATGATAGAGACTCGTGGATTGGTACCAGCAATTGAAGCGGCCGATGCAATGACAAAAGCTGCGGAAGTTAATTTGATCGTTAAGGAACTAGTTGGTGGAGGATATGTAACAGTAATGGTTCGTGGTGAGACTGGTGCTGTAAATGCTTCTGTGAGAGCAGGTGCTGATGCTTGTGAGCGAGTCGGGGATGGATTAGTTGCTGCGCACATAATTGCTCGACCTCATATTGAGGTCGAGCCAGCATTGAAGGGAAGTGGAGCGAAAAGGAGAAGCTGATTAATTTTTAATTTACAAAGTATTTCTTCAATCAATTCACGATGTAGTAGCTTTTACAAAAGATAAGTTTTTATCATGGAAGGGTGGAGGCAAAAAAAAAGACCAGAGTGTCTTGAAAAAAGATTTGAATTTCAATCTTATGAAAAAAATAGAGATTTTCTTGATGCGTTAGGTGATTTTTGCGAGAAGGTTAATCGCTTTCCAGATATAAGTTTCGGGAAGACTTATGCAAATATCACTATCAGACCTTTAGAAAATAAGGAGAAAGAGGAAATATCAAAAGATGACCATGATTTCGCAAGTAAAATAGATTTTTTAAATAAACAGGAAGAGAATTAATCATCCTCTTTTGGTTGTTCTAGATCCCTTTTGATTAATGCCATTAGATAGGAGGGG
This is a stretch of genomic DNA from Prochlorococcus marinus str. MIT 0912. It encodes these proteins:
- a CDS encoding carboxysome shell carbonic anhydrase — protein: MAYRNLAKKSLRGPTAPMKRFVDLENQGLNSEVIKTTNSFSDEIKTISSFSKDHPLTNSQENQKLNQYEKKVKGRFDNIVPLLKRVSSLQNDLNFVERAQNLCLSELGYELPLHILEKAWVGSVDISALFAWCVFQSHQLTSNEFFDSDPLEGSGNSQYAKSFQSFLYQCGFHLLDITPCADGRLAHAISYALRIPFSSVRRRSHAGALFDIEKTVNRWVKTEHSRYRESIPNAATEPTRYLKSVIYHFSSVDPTHQGCAAHGSNDELAASEGLQRLLDFREAVENSFCCGASVDLLLIGIDTDTDAIRVHTPSKTNEVDLKSWVCTNEIYKETQFLKAEEALQKIQENIKGVCPGETDPNMVMFITKLISNNISQIDYVKNFHSGSYQDAGHAERFIGVGIGFKEVHLRNLTYFAHLETVEQGAPDLDVGVKIFTGLNISRSLPIPIVIRFDYSGSVPHARNRALSDCHRINEAIKSRYRDLIDNGSLHTFLTIRDRDKKAPAEVVGSSLDPVTQEAH
- a CDS encoding carboxysome peptide A → MLICKVLKPLVSTNRIPGFEHKHLQVVLDGSSKKVAVDAVGCKPDDWVICVGSSAAREAAGSKSYPSDLTIVGIIDHWDPETQQQIPGGAK
- a CDS encoding carboxysome peptide B is translated as MEIMQVMGRLVCSQRVEGLGHMHLRILCNNKGKRLVAVDPVGAREGNWVFTATGTAARWGCPNPNIQTDLTIGGIIDNWSPDD
- a CDS encoding BMC domain-containing protein, which produces MTNSSNRRQKSSNKTIKPKDQVVDITPINSTTQTKTSSKIQSSSTGKTSSTKNIPSAKNLSNGSRGAASTKKPIGNDKGFESNSSSGIALGMIETRGLVPAIEAADAMTKAAEVNLIVKELVGGGYVTVMVRGETGAVNASVRAGADACERVGDGLVAAHIIARPHIEVEPALKGSGAKRRS
- a CDS encoding 4a-hydroxytetrahydrobiopterin dehydratase, whose product is MEGWRQKKRPECLEKRFEFQSYEKNRDFLDALGDFCEKVNRFPDISFGKTYANITIRPLENKEKEEISKDDHDFASKIDFLNKQEEN